The Sphaerochaeta globosa str. Buddy region CTTTCCGACGCCGGAATGGATTTCTCAAAGGTATTTGCAGCAACCGCCATTGCATCTGCAATTGCCACTCTGATGATGGCCCTGTTGGCCAACCTGCCGTTCGCCCTCGCCCCCGGCATGGGTCTGAACGCTTTCCTTGCCTATACCGTTGTGTTGGGCATGGGATATACTTGGCAGTTTGCTCTTACCGCAGTATTCGTAGAAGGTATCATCTTCTTGATTCTCACTGCTGTAAACATCCGCGAAGCAATCGTCAACAGCATCCCGGCAAACCTCAAGCGAGCAATCGGTGTTGGTATCGGCCTGTTCATCGCCTTCATCGGCATGCAGAATGCAGGTATCATCGTTGACGGCGCCACACTGGTCAGCCTCAATGCCGATTGGTTCAAGGGAGCTCCCGGTCTTGCCATGATTGGCCTTCTGATCACCGGCGTTCTGCTTGCCTACAAAGTCAACGGCGCACTCTTGATCGGTATCGCCATCACCACCATTATTGGCATTCCTTTTGGAATCACCAAGTACGCCGGTGGTTCGTATATTCCTCCCACACCCTACTTCTTCCCCTTTGAATTTGCCAACATCATGAGCATTGACTTCATCGTCATCATGTTCACCTTCCTCTTTGTTGACATGTTCGACACCGTTGGGACTCTCATCGGCTGTGCAACAAAGGCGGACATGATCCAGAAAGACGGCTCGATCCCCAACTGCAAAGAAGCCCTGTTCGCTGACGCAGTCGGAACCACCGTTGGAGCAATCCTTGGTACCTCCACCGTTACTACCTTCGTCGAATCCTCCGCTGGTGTCGTCGAAGGTGGCCGCACCGGTCTTACCGCTCTTGTTGTAGCAATTCTGTTCGCACTCTCACTGTTCCTCGAACCGTTGTTCGGCTCGATCCCCAGTGCTGCTACCGCCCCTGCCCTGATCATCGTCGGTGTTATGATGATGAGCCCGGTCAAGGAAATTGAATGGAACGAAATGACCGAAGCAATTCCGGCCTTCCTTACCATCATTTTCATGATCGTTGCATACAGCATCGCCGATGGTATCATGTTCGGTATTGTCTCATTCGTGTTGCTCAAGCTGTTGACCAAGAAGAACAATGAAATCCCGAAGATGACTTGGGTTGTATTTGGTTTGTTCGTTCTCAAGATTATTCTCGGCGCTCTCTAAGAGCTTCTGCTCTGTTTTTACTGGACCTCCTTCCAAGGAGGTCCATACTTTTGCCTCTACCCTTCTCGAAATTTCTACGTTACAATACCAAGGCCAAGGAGCAATGCATGCGTACCAACTTAGTCCCCCTCGATACAAAGAAGACGTACCTAGTAACCGGTGCTGCCGGTTTTATCGGGTTTCATTTGACCCAGAGGCTGTTAAGCCAGGGGTGTAGCGTCATCGGGTTTGACAATCTGAACGACTATTACGAGGTGAGCCTTAAGGAAGAACGGCTGCGATTGCTCGCCTGTGACAACTTCTACTTCTATAAGGCTGACCTTGCCGACAAGAAAGCACTGGATGACATCTTTGAGCAGCACGCCATCGACTATGTCATCAACCTTGCCGCCCAGGCGGGAGTACGGTACAGCATCGATAATCCCTATGCATACCTGCAGTCGAACCTGGTTGGTTTTCTCAATATTCTGGAAGCTTGCCGGCACCATACGGTCAAGCATCTGGTCTATGCTTCTTCCTCTTCCGTCTATGGGCTGAACAGTAAAATCCCCTACTCCACCACTGACCAGGTCGACCATCCGGTAAGTCTGTATGCAGCAACGAAGAAATCGAATGAGCTGATGGCCCATGCCTATACCCACCTCTACCAGATTCCTTCAACCGGACTGCGCTTTTTTACCGTCTACGGTCCCTATGGCAGACCCGACATGGCCTACTTCTCCTTTGCCAAGCGCATTATGGAGGGCAAGGGCATCAAGGTGTACAACAACGGTGACATGTGGCGTGATTTTACCTATGTAGACGATATCATTGCCGCCATTGAACGAATCATTCCCAACCCACCCGAACCAAATGAAGCCAAGGATCGATACAAAATCTACAACATCGGCAACAACAAGCCGGTCAGGCTGAGCAGGTTCGTAGAAATCCTTGAAACCTGTTTAGGTAGGGAAGCAACAAAGGAATACCTGCCCATGCAAAGCGGCGATGTATACCAAACGTATGCCGATGTAACTGACTTGATGAAGGACTTTGACTTCAAGCCCGACACCCCGCTGGAAAATGGTCTGGCTTCTTTCGTCAGCTGGTTCAAGAGCTACTACCAGCTCTGATAGCCCAGCCCGACCGAAACAGCGAAGGCTGAACCAGAATAATGCGGCCGATATACAGCATAGGTCGGTGGTGCATCATAAATCACCCGTCCCCATAAGGGGCGCAAGTACTCCAAGCCTAGGGAGAACTGCAGGCCTTCATAGGAAGTCTGGATAAAACGCAGGCCGATACGAAGATGGTCAACCCTGCTCTCATAATTTAGGTACTCCAGGTAGGAAGCGTCATACCCGACACTCACCTCTGCCTCGGTGCCGTCCCCGAAAGGAACCAGAATTGCATTGCCTACTCCGTAGAACCAGCCCAGAGGAACGGAAGAAACATCTTTTTCCACTCCATCAGAGACCAAAGAAAGAGCTTTGGTAAAACCGCCGAAGAAGGTGAAAGCATATACATCATCTACGGTACTCTTGCTGGTAAACAAAATCTCTGCCTCTTTGCCCTCATAGTCTGAACGCGACATACCAATGAGGGTTGTCCCGCTCTTGTTTCGATAGAGCGCCTCCATACTGAGGCCGCTTCCTGCCCAAGCCGAGACAAGGACTATACTGAGATACAGAAGGATCAGTACAATTCTCTTCATAATTAGCTATATACTACGAGAGGGAGTAGGACACAAGAGTCTGACTCTGCTAGACTATGCATATGTACGATGTAATCATCATTGGAGGCGGTGCTGCCGGCCTTTTTGCCAGTGCAAACCTCACAACAACCAATGCGCTTTTGCTCGACCACGCTCAAGAAGTGGGTAAAAAATTGCTGATCACCGGAGGGGGGATGTGCAATCTTACCAATACGCTCCCTGCTGAGGCATTTCTCTCACATTTCGGAAACAAGCAACAACGCAATTTCCTGTTGCCGGCATTACAGAACCTCCCCACGGATTCTGTATACGAATGGTTTGAACAACGTGGGCTTCGCTTGCTCGTCCGTGAGGACGGTAAAGTGTTTCCCCAGAGTCTTGATGCCCACGATGTGCGCGATTTTTTGGTCAGGCATTCCAAGGCACCTATCGTCACAGGAGTTCAGATTGCAGCCATCACCAAGCAGGACGCGGGCTTTCTGATCGAAACAACAAGCGCTACCTATGAAACAAAGAATATTATTTTGGCCACCGGGGGCATGAGTTATCCAAGAACCGGTAGTGATGGCAGTGGCTATGAACTGGCAAAAGCCTTGGGGCACAGCATCGTACCACCAAAGCCGGCTCTGGTCGCCGTCAGCATTGAAACCTACCCCTTCAAGCACCTGGCAGGAAACTCGGTACGTAATGCCTGGGTTTCTTTCTACCACAACACTGAGAGCACAGCCTATGACCAGAGGCAAAAAGACGTCCTGTTCACCCACGACGGGCTTTCAGGACCGGCAATTCTCTGCGCCTCGCGTTTGATTGCCAAGCAGGATCGTATCAAGCTTTCCCTGATCACGGCAGAGAATCACAGCGAGGCCGAACAAGCAGTCCTCAGGGCGTTGAATGCGCCCAAAAAACTTATAGCCAATGCACTGAAGGAAACAGGAATGGTTTCAAGCCTTGCACAAACATTGGTCGAAATGGCAGGCATTGATAAGGAAACCACTACCGCGACACTTGATAAGACAAGGCGAAAAGCACTGGTTCAATTGGCATCCGCCATGGAAATGACGGTATCCAGTACAAAGGGTTTCCAGTCAGCCATGGTCACCTCGGGAGGCGTGGACCTTGCACAAGTCAATCGAAAGACCATGGAGTCGAATCTCACAGAAGGTCTCTTCTTCTGTGGCGAAGTACTCGATTACGATGGAGAAAGCGGGGGCTTCAATATTCAGGCAGCTTTTTCTACTGCCTATCTTGCTGTCAAGCATCTACACAATTAGGAGGAAGCTATGCATTTTGTATGGGCAACAGTGACAGTGGCCGACATGGAAGAAAGTTTGGAATTCTATCAGAAGGTCGTGGGACTTCCCCTTGTAAGGCGGGTCAAGAGCAATGAGTTCACCGAACTGGCCTTTCTGGGTACATCCGAGACCCAGATTGAGTTGGTTCACCGCTCGAATGCAGAACCGCAGCCTATGGGCAAAGGCATCAGCCTTGGGTTTGCCGTCGAGGATCTTGAGGTGATGATACAGACCGTCAAGGACTTGGGTTTGGAACTCTATGAGGGACCGATCGCTCCCAATCCACACGTTCGCTTCTTCTATGTCCTTGATCCCAATGGCTTGAAAATTCAATTCGTCGAGAGGCGCTAACTATACTGCGAGCCGGGATTTCTCCCGGCTCGTAGTGTGTAAACGCTTAAAAGTACTAGCTTATTTGATTCTCTTGGCTGCAGAATCGAGCAGCTCGTCAAGTTTTGCAGAGGGGTTCTGGAACTTGGAGAGGAAAATCATGGAAGCAATGATGTACGGCTTGAAACTGGCTTCCTTGTAGAGGGGAACCAGATAGCGGTCGAACACAGAGGCCTCAACTTCGCCTTCCTTGCAGGAGACGCCGCTGATGTCGGCAGGAAGACAATGCATGTACAAAGCCTTGCCGTCCTTGGTGGTCTTCATCAAATCCTCGGTGCAGGTCCAATCCTTGAACTTGGCGTTGTTGGCAAGACAGCTCTTCTCAAGAGCCTTCAGAGCATCCTGGTCGCCATGCTCGACAATCTTGGTCCTCTCTTCCATAACGGCAAAGGGAGCCCAGCTCTTCGGGTAGACAATATCTGCATCCTTGAATGCCTCAGCCATGGAACCGACTCGCTTGTAGGAACCACCGCTCTTCTTTGCATTCTCTTTGGCAACTTCCTCAACATCAGCCATTACATTGTACCCTTCGGGGTGGGCAAGTACGACATCCATCCCAAAACGGGTGAACAATCCAATGATTCCCTGGGGAACGGAAAGCGGCTTACCGTAGGAGGGGCTGTATGCCCAAGTCATGGCAATCTTCTTGCCCTTCAGATTCTCGACTCCACCGAAATGATTGATGACATGCAGCATGTCAGCCATACTCTGGGTCGGATGATCGATATCGCATTGGAGGTTCACAAGGGTGGGTCTCTGCTCAAGAACGCCATCGTCGTAGCCATCCTGGACAGCCTCGGCAACCGTCTTCATGTAGGTGTGGCCCTTGCCAATGTACATGTCGTCGCGGATACCAATGACGTCGGCCATGAAGCTGACCATGTTGGCCGTCTCGCGGATGGTCTCACCATGGGCGATCTGGCTGGTCTTTTCGTCCAGGTCCTGTACTTCAAGACCCAGCAGGTTGCATGCGCTGGCAAAACTGAAACGTGTTCGGGTGGAGTTATCGCGGAATATTGAGATTCCAAGGCCACTATCAAACACTTTGGTGGAAATATTGTTCTCGCGCATGGCACGCAGAACTTCCGCTACCTGGAACACAGCTGCAATTTCGTCATCAGACTCCTTCCAGGTATGAAAAAAGTCATTGAGATACATGTTGTCGGTTTTGAGGGTCTTAAGCTCCTCAATCATCTGCTTAATAGTGGCTTTGTCCTTCATGTTGTGGAACCTCCATTGGTTTTGTTCATAGAAAAATCCAGACAATGGCACTATACCATGACGGTGTGCCGTTGTCTAGATTTAATGTTGCAGTTTGTTGCAAGAATCCCCTAGATTCTTCCCATCTCCTTCAGGATTTTCTCCGGTGTAAAGGGCCAATTTCGCATCCAGACACCTACTGCATCATGGATTGCGATGGCTATGGCGGGCGCTGCTCCGTTGGTGGCGATTTCACTGATGGATTTGGCTCCATAGGGGCCGGCCTCATCATTGATATCGATCAGGATCGCCTTGAAATCCTCGGGCTTCTCACTGATCATCGGAACACCGTAATCACCAAGCGTGGGATTGAGGCACACACCATTCTCATCCAAAATCATCTGTTCGTAGAGCGTATGACCGATGGACTTGAGAGCCGCACCATACATCTGGCAGAGTGCAAGTTCCGGGTTGATCGGGGTTCCCGCATCCTGCAAGGCGTAGAACTTCTGCACCTTGATTTGTCCTGTACGCACATTGACGGCGACCTGGGCAAAATGTGCTCCATAGGGAATGGAGTTGTGGTTTGTGGTGAAGGAAGCCTTTCCCATCACCTGACCACGCCCGGTACCGGTAAGTGCATCGTGGCTGAGTTTTGCATAGCTGAGCGTCTTGCCCGTCTTGGTGCTATACACCTCACCCGGAGCACGGACGACCAAATCCTCGGCGTTCTCCTGCATTTGGTAGGCAGCCTCATCGAGCAGGTTCTTCTTCAAATCCTGGGCAGCCTTGTATGATGCCCCACCACTGAAGTAGGTTCCACTGGACGCATAGGCACCGGTGTCGAATGTACAACTGTCTGTATCGCCACTGGTTACCGTCACCTTGTCCAGGGGTACGCAGAAAGCCTCGCTGATCATTTTGGCACTGATGGTATCCAATCCGGTTCCAAGGTCTGCACCACCGCTGAAAATCTGGAAGGTCCCGTCGGTCAGAAGCTTGGCCCATGCATTGGAGTGGTCGAGGCCGGGAAGTCCGCTTCCCTGCTGAATCATGGCAAAGCCTTTGCCGATCTTCCAGTCGGGATCGCTCGATTTCTCCTTCTTGCCCCACTGTATCATCCGAGCACCCCTCACCAACGCTTCATCAAGACCGCAGGAACCAACGGGAACAACCGTGCCCTCACGACCTTCACCCAAGCCCTTGAGGATTTCAAGCATGTACCCGGGTTCGACTTTGTTCTTCATGGCCATCTCGTAGTAGTCAACACCCAGTTGGTCGGCAAGCTCTGCCATGCACATCATCAGGGCATAGCTGCCCTTCGGGGCGCCGTAGCCCTGATAGGCACCGGTCGGAGCGATGTTGGTATAGTACGTAATGACATCGAACTTCATGTTGTCGACTTTCAACAGAGGAAGCGTCTTTGAACATGCATTCATCGGGACGGTGAGGCAATGGTTGCCGTAGGGTCCGGTATTTGCACGGACATCCATGTACACTGCAGTAATGGAGCCATCCTTCTTGCCGCCCATCTTCACCGTAACACGCATCGGGTGGCGGGTGGAGTTTGCAATGAACTCCTCCTCCCGGGTATTTCGGTAAAGAACCGGCTTGCCGGTGATCCATGTGGCATACCCAACCAAATCCTCAACCAAGATATCCTGCTTGCTGCCGTATCCGCCACCAACTCGTTCCTTGATGACACGGATCTTGTTCTCGGGAATCTGGCATACCCAGGCTACAATGCGCCGTACATGGTAAGGCACCTGGGTGGAGGCATGCATAACCAATCTGCCACCGTCAATTTTTGCATAGCAAATATGCGGTTCAAGCGGGGTACACTGAATCTGGCTGGTCTGATAGGTTCTTTCCACTACCACGTCAGCTTCCTTGAAACCCTTCTCGACATCACCGATATGCCCATGGGCGGCACTTGCGACGTTGTGATGGATATCCCCATGAAGCGGGAACTGATAGATTACCTTTCCATCCCTCGGGTCGGCTGTCTTGTTGTATTCGTCCAAGTCCTTGGGGGCCCCTGCGCGATACTCAACGATGCCGTTGTGGATCAAGGGGGCACCTTCAGCCATAGCCTGCTCAACCGTCAAGACAGGCTTGAGGACCTCGTACTCCACTTTGATTGCCGACCGTGCGGCACGGGCCTGCTCGTCGGTCTCTGCAACGATGGCGGCAACACGGTCGCCGACATGGCGGACCTTGCGGTTGAAGAGCCTTCGGTCGTGCGGACTGGGCTCAGGATTGCCCTGTCCTGCCTGCATATAGAAAACATCAGGACAATTCTCATGGGTGATGATGGCAATTACGCCTTCCATCTTCTCCGCTTCGCTGGTATCAATCGAGGTTATGTAGGCATGGGCATAGGGACTGCGCAGGACAACCATCGAGTAATATCCAGGAAGCACCCTGTCTTCCACGAAGCAGGGCTCACCACTGACTAGCTGCGGTCCATCCACTTTCCCCTTGGGCTTGCCGATATAGGTCAGCTCATCCCTGAAGGAAGGGGCGATTTCGCTTTTGTAGGAACCGGTCTGCATGCGCTCCACTGCCAGCTTGACAGCCAGATAGTAGTGTTCATAGCCGGTATCACGGATAAAAATGCCACTGAGCACCTCGTCGATCTGTGCCTTGGTGGGATTGCTCTGTCGTTCGAGCAGCCAAGTCAACAGCAAAGCGGCAGCCGGAGCATTATAGGCACTCTGCACCACTCCCGCATCAATAAGGGCCTGCTGAACGACGTTGAGGCTTCTGCTTGTTCCCAAGCCTTCTGCGGTGCGGATAGTCGCACCTTCTGCCTGCGATGCAAGCATGAGGTTGGCATACATCGGAATGTCGTTATAGATAATTGTGTCGCTTCCAGCAAAACCTTCTCGATCATCGCTGTCCCGCACGCTGGTGTACCCCAGACGTACAAGCACTGAACGCAAGTCTTCAGAAGCCTCGCAGGTTGTCGTATGGTTCTTGCCGTTTACCGTAAAGGCAATCTTGTTCATTTCGCGCCTCCTTTCAGGAAATCGGCAAAGAGCTGGCCGATGCCTTCGCTGGCGATATATCGTTTGTATTCTGCGCTGCCGACGCTGTCGTCGATGGCCTTCACTGCATGTTGCACAGCCAGCTGGACATCCGAGCGACTCGTCAACTCTCCGTTTTCGATGGCATTCTCCACATCACTGAGGCGTTGCACTCCACTTCCATGGACAGCGGCAAACACCCGTACATGGTCGATGACTTGCTCACTGTTGAGGGTTGCCCCGAATCCTACATGCACGGCACTGCGATTCTGCACACTGGTTGCATATCGCTTGGAGGCTACAAAGCGCACATCCTTGGAAAGACTTACAGCCAAAAGGAGCGTTCCGCTGAATTGCTGATGATACGTATGATATTCCCTGATGGGAATATTATCTTCGCTGTACGCCCCGCCTTCTGTGAGGTTTGCCGTAAGCAGGCGACAACGTGAGGCAAGCAAAGCAGCACACAAATAGGAGTGATCACTCATCAGTGAAAGATTGCCTCCGATGGTGGCCATATTCCTGCGGGTAAAGGACCCACAGGTCAAGGCAGCATCCTTCAGCCACTGGGGAACCAGATCCGATTCGATGAGTTGCTGAAACGTCACCATGCTGCCGATGCGAATGGTGGAACCTTCATCGGTGATGGTATTCAAATCCAGCTTCGCAAGGCTTATGGCAATCTTTGCCTCTACGCCTGAATTGAGCCGGTTGATCTCCGTCCCTCCGGCATACCATACGCTTTTGGCTTTGTTGCGCTTCAGTCTAAGGGCATCTTCTGTATCCGTTGCAATGAGAAATTCTTGAATCATACGACTTCTCCTCTACCAGCTTGTTCCATCATCCGCTTGCTGATCGCATTCGCTTTCTGTGCAAGCTCCTGTTCGTCATACCCGACCAATTGGCCATGGTCGACTACCACTTTTCCATTGATGATTGTGTAATCTGTATTATGGTTGGTTCCGCAGAACAGCAGACTGGCCACAGGATCGCTCTGGCTTCCTGCATACGGAAGTGTGGACACATCAAAAATTGCCAAGTCGGCAGCCCATCCTTTCTCCAGTCTTCCGACCTTTCCAAAGTTAAGCAACTTGGCACCGTTCTCGCTTGCCATGCTGAAAGCCTGGCTGGCAGTCAGCGCATCAGAGCCATAGCGGACTCTCTGCAGCAGCATGGTCTGGCGAACTTCAGCAAGCATGTCGGAACTGTCGTTGCTTGCACTACCGTCGACGGCAACCGCAACATTGATGCCCATTTCCAACATCTCCTTGACCCGGCAAATGCCGCTGCCAAGTCGCATATTGGAAGAAGGACAGTGTGCGATATGAGTCTTGGTCTGCTGAAGGATTTTCAGCTCCTCATCATTGAAGTGAATACCGTGGGCATACCACACATCCTCTCCGATGAGACCGCACTCCTGCATCAAGGCAACCGGTCTCATGCCATACATCTGTTGGCAGAAGTCCGCTTCATCATAGGTTTCACAGAGGTGGGTATGCAGGCGCACACCATATTGACGTGCCAGCGTGGCAGTGTCTTTCATCAGACTCTTGGTGACACTGAAGGGGCTGCAGGGAGCCAGGGCAATTTTATGCATGGCATCAGGTGCACCATCGTGATAGGTCTTGATGCAACGTTCACTGTCACGCAAAATCTCGTCTTCAGTCTGCACAACACTATCGGGAGGAAGCCCGCCATCTTTCTTGCTCAGGCTCATCGAACCACGGGTGGGGCTGAAACGCATGCCCAGCGTATCGGCAGCTTCAAACTGCAGACCCATCAAGTCACCCTTGAAGGAGCGGGGATATAAATAATGATGATCGGTGGTAAGGGTGCATCCCGTTTTCATCAGCTCGGCCATAGCCAAGAGGGATGAGTGATACACTGCATCCTCATCGACGTATTTCCAAACCTCATAGAGGAACTTCAACCAATCGAAAAGTTTTGCATTCTGAACTGCAGGATGATTGCGGGTAAGTGTTTGGTAAAAATGATGATGGGTGTTCACCAAGCCGGGAATTACCACATGCTTGGAACAATCGATCGTACGCACTTTTCCTGTAGCTTGCAGATTCCCGTTGGGGGCAATCGCCTCTACTTTATTCCCTACGATCAAAAGGTCGGCACCATGATACTGTGGTCCGTCGAACGTGGGTTGGAGGCAATAGATATTTTTCAATAGAAGCGAGGAACTCATGCCTTCGAATCTCCTTTGATGAGCAAGGATCGGCTTTTTCCAATGCTTTGGGAAACGATGGACAGCCGGTCTTGCTGTAACTCGGCTTCGGCATGCGGGCTGTTCCGCAAGGAAGGTGTGGAGAGTAAGGGGTCCCTTCCACTACCTTGGTTCAATCGATGGCACCTCTCGGACAGAGCCCCTTCTGTATCCTAAAGGCGGGGTAATCCTCCATTGCGTATTTTATAATACAACGGAAGAACCCAAGCTTCAAACAGCCACAAGGCAGATGCCCTGTGGCTGAAGTATACCATAACACGCTTACCGATAATACCGGTGTGCTTACTTCTTCTCCAGCGAGTAGGGAAGCATGGCATAGAACGCTGCACAAATCTCCAAATCATCAACTCGGTTGATTTCATTCGGAGCGTGGGCCTGCGATTCATCGCCAGGGCCGAAACCGATGGCAGGGATCTTATGGCGGCCGGTGGTTGCAACCAAGTTGGTTGAGAAAGTCCACTTATCCACCACTGGCTTCTTGCCGAATAAGGCTTCATGACCGGCAACACCAGCTTTCACCAACTGATGATCGGCATCAATCTTCCAAGTCGGGAAGTAGAGCTCTTGGGAGTACTCCTTCTTGGTCCAGCCGATTTTCTCATAGTTGGGCATCTCTACCACAAACGAGGAAGGATCGTCGCCGGTTGCCTTGCTGATGTAATCGCGAACCTGGCTTATGGCCAACTCTGCATCCTCGCCCCAGGTCAAACGGCGGTCGAGATACAGCATGGCATAGTCTGCGACTGCGCACTGGCTGGGTCCCTTGACATCCATCTGGCTGACAGTGATGGTTCCCTTACCGAGGAATTTCTCAGCATCGGGTTGCAGATCCTTGTTCAGTTGTTCTATTGCCAAGGCTGCCTTTGCTGCCTTGTAAGCTGCGCTGACACCGCGTTCGGGAGCGCTGCCATGGCAGGAAATACCCTTGAGAATTACCCGGATCTCCATACGGCCGCGATGGCCACGATACAGTCTGCAGCTGGTGGGTTCGGTGGAAACTACCAAATCGGGGCGGAACTTCTCTTCCTCGATCAGATACTTCCAGCACATGCCGTCGCAATCCTCTTCCATGACGGTGAAGGTAAAATACACTGTATACTCACCACCGTAGCCGAGTTCCTTGAGAATACGTCCGGCTGTGATCATGGAAGCAGCACCACCCTTCTGGTCGCTAGATCCACGGCCCCACACCTTTCCGTCCTTGATCTCACCGCTGAACGGATCGAAATTCCAGTTCTTCAGGTTGCCGACTTCAACGGTGTCGATATGAGCATCAAAGGCGAGTTTCTTCGGACCATTACCCACGCGTCCGATAACTGAACCCAGACCATCAATACGCACTTCATCAAACCCGGCTTCTTCACACAGAGTAACGATAAGGCGGCAAACATCCTCTTCCTGTGAGCTATAGCTCTTAACCTGTACCATCTTCGAGAGATTGAGAGCCGTATAATCACGGTACTCGGCTGCCTTTGCCCTGATCTGTTCGTGAATTGTCATCTTCCATTTCCCCTTTGACCATAGGTCATATCATCATTCTCGCCCGCTCAGGGAGCGATTTTGTCTACTTTTTCCCATACGCGCTTGGCAACCTTGGCTGCCTCGGCGTAGATTCTCGGTACATCGAGGTGAGGAAATTGTCGATTTTCCATCACCAGCTTCCCATTCACCATAACACTCTCAACACAGTTGCTGCTCATTCCCCAGACAAAATGACTTGCAGCATTGCCCGCAACCAAGGGGGTGGGAGCATGGTAATCACAGATGGTCAGATCGGCCTTGTACCCGGATTCAACCTTTCCGAATTTTCCATCAAAATACTTTTCCACCAATCGGTTGCCGCGGTTCAGAGCTGCAACATAATCACTAGGCCACCAAGAGCCTCCCTGATCCTTATGCTTGAAGAAAGCAAGCTTGAGCTCCTCGAACATATTGCCGCCGCAGCCATCGGTACCGATGACCAGGTTCTTTACGTTCTGGATATGCTTGCAGTACCCCACATTGTTGTTCATGTTGCTGCGACCATTGTGGGCAAAGAAACAGTTGTGCTCATTGAGTTTCTGAATCTCTTTCTCATTGAGATGCAGCCCGTGTACCAACAGGGTGTTATCGGTCAACAGGTCGAACTTCTCCAGTCGGTCGATGATATCCAGATGGTACTTGTGATGGCTGAATACGACATCGTACTTGTCTTCCGCAACATGCAGATGCATACCGGACTTTGACTCGCGCATGGCTTGAGCCATCATCTTCAATCCCTCATCGGGGATGGTGAAGGGTGCATGACCGCCGATCATGCCGCGGACCAAAGGTCTGCTTTTTGCCGACATGGCGAAGCGCAGGTTCTCTGCAACGCCCGCCTCAACTTCATCCATGCCACCGTTTCGGTCCGTCACCTCATAACAGGTGGAACCGCGGACGCCTACTTCCTCCATGCCGTTGGCAATCGTATCGAGGCTGCCGCCGATATAATTGGGACTCGCATGGTGGTCGATGCAGGTAGTGGTTCCACTGGCGATTGCATCGATGGAACAAATCAGGGAGCTGTAATAACAAGCTTCCTCATCAAGTCCGCGATCAAGACGCCACCACCACTCCTTCAGCACCTGGATGAAATCCTCCTGGGGACCTGCTGAAATAAGCATGCCTCTGGAAAGCCCCGAATAGTAATGATGATGAGAACAGACATTGCCAGGGATGACGGTCTTGTTCCTTCCATCGATAACCTTATCAGCCTTCAGGCCTACAGAAGCATCCTTAGCCACCTTGGTGATGACATCATCGACGATGACGATGTCAACACCTTCGGTTACGGTAAAAGGGCTCTGGGTCTGCATGACTGTCGTATTGGTAATAACAGTAGTAGCCACAGCGTTCTCCTAAATTATGCTTCCACGTACCCGAGCAGGTAGCT contains the following coding sequences:
- a CDS encoding YgeY family selenium metabolism-linked hydrolase, whose product is MTIHEQIRAKAAEYRDYTALNLSKMVQVKSYSSQEEDVCRLIVTLCEEAGFDEVRIDGLGSVIGRVGNGPKKLAFDAHIDTVEVGNLKNWNFDPFSGEIKDGKVWGRGSSDQKGGAASMITAGRILKELGYGGEYTVYFTFTVMEEDCDGMCWKYLIEEEKFRPDLVVSTEPTSCRLYRGHRGRMEIRVILKGISCHGSAPERGVSAAYKAAKAALAIEQLNKDLQPDAEKFLGKGTITVSQMDVKGPSQCAVADYAMLYLDRRLTWGEDAELAISQVRDYISKATGDDPSSFVVEMPNYEKIGWTKKEYSQELYFPTWKIDADHQLVKAGVAGHEALFGKKPVVDKWTFSTNLVATTGRHKIPAIGFGPGDESQAHAPNEINRVDDLEICAAFYAMLPYSLEKK
- the ssnA gene encoding putative aminohydrolase SsnA, with the protein product MATTVITNTTVMQTQSPFTVTEGVDIVIVDDVITKVAKDASVGLKADKVIDGRNKTVIPGNVCSHHHYYSGLSRGMLISAGPQEDFIQVLKEWWWRLDRGLDEEACYYSSLICSIDAIASGTTTCIDHHASPNYIGGSLDTIANGMEEVGVRGSTCYEVTDRNGGMDEVEAGVAENLRFAMSAKSRPLVRGMIGGHAPFTIPDEGLKMMAQAMRESKSGMHLHVAEDKYDVVFSHHKYHLDIIDRLEKFDLLTDNTLLVHGLHLNEKEIQKLNEHNCFFAHNGRSNMNNNVGYCKHIQNVKNLVIGTDGCGGNMFEELKLAFFKHKDQGGSWWPSDYVAALNRGNRLVEKYFDGKFGKVESGYKADLTICDYHAPTPLVAGNAASHFVWGMSSNCVESVMVNGKLVMENRQFPHLDVPRIYAEAAKVAKRVWEKVDKIAP